One Fibrobacter sp. UBA4297 DNA window includes the following coding sequences:
- a CDS encoding glycoside hydrolase family 11 protein translates to MNKMVIIAFGMGLSVAAFAQDFCSSAKHTGASKKVNGNEVSSFNGVGYELWYDRATSGSLTIYEDGSMACSFQNAGDYLCRAGLSFDSDKKYNELGGDMLAEFKLVKQNINGADYSYVGVYGWMEEVSKSPSKLVEYYVVDNWLTGWRPGDWVASHKMGDYTIDGAKYSVYWGEHTGPAIKTQGNTTFLQYFSIRENARDCGVINISAHMRQWEKLGMEMGKLYEAKVLGEAGSMSNGVSGTADFPHIKVYVKGDEVPSSSSVALSSSSVASSSSKMVPSSSSEKVAKSSSSVGGSSSSGTDAIPFTVQCFDKAGIYQVFDMQGNFLGKVELKSGLSLKQAVANKFARSSVYLVKRGTFAKTIAVER, encoded by the coding sequence ATGAATAAAATGGTCATTATCGCTTTCGGTATGGGACTTTCGGTGGCTGCTTTTGCGCAGGATTTCTGCAGCTCGGCCAAACATACTGGTGCAAGCAAAAAAGTGAATGGAAACGAAGTGAGCTCGTTCAACGGTGTCGGTTACGAGCTTTGGTACGATAGGGCTACTTCGGGTTCGCTTACAATTTATGAAGACGGATCCATGGCATGTTCTTTCCAGAATGCTGGAGACTACCTTTGCCGTGCGGGGCTTTCGTTCGATAGCGACAAGAAGTATAACGAACTTGGCGGCGATATGCTTGCAGAATTCAAGCTCGTGAAGCAGAATATCAATGGTGCCGATTACTCCTATGTCGGTGTCTACGGTTGGATGGAAGAAGTTTCGAAATCCCCGAGCAAACTGGTCGAATATTATGTTGTCGATAACTGGCTGACGGGGTGGAGGCCTGGCGATTGGGTCGCTAGCCATAAGATGGGCGATTACACAATCGATGGTGCCAAATACTCCGTTTATTGGGGTGAACATACGGGGCCGGCCATCAAGACACAGGGCAATACGACTTTTTTGCAGTATTTCAGCATTCGTGAAAATGCCCGTGATTGCGGAGTCATTAATATTAGCGCTCACATGAGACAGTGGGAAAAGCTGGGCATGGAAATGGGTAAGCTCTACGAAGCCAAGGTGCTTGGCGAAGCGGGGAGCATGAGTAACGGCGTTTCCGGTACGGCCGATTTTCCGCATATAAAGGTTTATGTCAAAGGCGACGAAGTTCCGTCGTCCAGTTCTGTTGCTTTAAGTTCAAGTTCTGTGGCGTCGAGTTCGTCAAAAATGGTGCCGAGTTCGTCATCGGAGAAGGTAGCGAAATCTTCGAGCAGTGTTGGCGGTTCTTCGAGTTCGGGGACCGATGCGATTCCGTTTACGGTACAGTGCTTTGACAAGGCGGGGATTTATCAAGTGTTCGATATGCAAGGGAATTTCCTCGGCAAGGTTGAACTGAAGAGTGGTTTGTCGCTTAAGCAGGCTGTAGCAAACAAGTTTGCTCGTTCGTCCGTTTATCTGGTCAAGCGTGGGACCTTTGCCAAGACGATTGCTGTCGAGCGCTAA
- a CDS encoding toll/interleukin-1 receptor domain-containing protein, with the protein MHFPKVFISYAWDSDNFNALVRGLAERLRNNGVESIIDQWAVHPGDQLPLFMEQSIRESDFTLVICTPKYKSKSDSRIGGVGYEGDIITAEITTGIERRKFIPVLMSENWKCSAPSWLLGSSYIDLYSKDNFESNFAKLVATINGTLSVPPPISFGDSKSKSNDIPDPATALQLVLASLGSGKSLYPIAVDPKKVGHYGRNASSGGGFFYDDVLEYRVWGHPHAGAPGITNGDDYLCAFPTFEAAYEFSLEKGFEEPLVLVRQLEWINEPSPGKYVHMKTERITEWCVECLKDHKRKPWSIPNFIKEKAGGSI; encoded by the coding sequence ATGCATTTCCCAAAGGTTTTTATTTCCTATGCGTGGGATTCAGATAACTTTAATGCGTTAGTTCGGGGGCTTGCAGAGCGCCTAAGGAATAATGGCGTTGAATCTATAATTGATCAATGGGCTGTTCATCCTGGTGACCAACTTCCATTATTTATGGAACAATCTATTCGGGAATCTGATTTTACTTTGGTAATATGTACTCCAAAATATAAGTCTAAATCAGATTCCCGTATTGGAGGTGTGGGTTATGAAGGTGATATTATAACTGCTGAAATAACAACGGGCATAGAAAGACGAAAATTCATTCCAGTACTTATGAGTGAAAACTGGAAATGTTCGGCTCCTTCTTGGCTTCTTGGTAGTAGTTATATTGATTTGTATTCAAAAGACAATTTTGAATCAAATTTTGCTAAACTTGTTGCTACCATTAACGGAACCTTGTCTGTCCCCCCTCCTATTTCATTTGGAGACTCCAAGAGTAAATCAAATGATATCCCTGATCCAGCCACAGCTTTACAACTAGTGCTTGCTTCTTTAGGTTCCGGCAAATCATTATATCCAATTGCTGTTGATCCGAAAAAAGTTGGGCATTATGGACGTAATGCTTCGTCAGGTGGTGGGTTCTTTTATGATGATGTTTTAGAATACCGAGTGTGGGGGCATCCTCATGCTGGAGCTCCTGGAATAACAAACGGAGATGATTATTTATGTGCGTTTCCTACATTTGAGGCTGCATATGAATTTTCTCTAGAAAAAGGCTTTGAAGAACCTCTTGTATTAGTTCGGCAGCTTGAATGGATTAATGAGCCTAGTCCGGGAAAGTATGTTCATATGAAAACGGAACGAATCACCGAATGGTGTGTTGAATGTCTGAAAGATCATAAGAGAAAACCATGGTCAATTCCTAACTTTATAAAAGAAAAGGCTGGTGGATCTATTTAA
- the guaB gene encoding IMP dehydrogenase: protein MKLLPEALTFDDVLLVPAESSVLPAQTDVSTQLAPNIKLNIPIISAAMDTVTTAPLAISLALQGGLGIIHKNMSIEDQAEEVRKVKRWQSGIVTNPVTLDADEPVSAAFEQRARNKVSGFPILSKGKLVGMLTSRDLRTVSDMNVKISTVMTKDPVTASPKVSLAKAKEILAEKRIEKLPLVDASGALKGLITMTDILKRENNPNASLDKNGQLLVGAAVSTSANTLERVAALVDAGVDLLIIDTAHGHHIGVRNMVKTVRKKYPKLTICAGNVCTPEAVEELAKCGANIVKVGIGPGSICTTRIVAGVGYPQFSAVVECGKMARKVGVKIIADGGLKFSGDIVKALAAGGHAVMVGSLFAGTEEAPGEVILADGRSYKSYRGMGSLGAMKAGSADRYFQGGVQEPRKFVPEGIEGRVPYKGPLRDTVYQLIGGIHSAMGYAGAANLEELYKKATFVRITGAGLRESHPHDVTITKEAPNYRTGD from the coding sequence ATGAAACTTTTGCCAGAAGCTTTGACGTTTGATGACGTCTTACTCGTTCCCGCTGAATCTTCTGTTCTTCCGGCCCAGACGGACGTGAGCACCCAGCTCGCTCCGAATATCAAGCTGAACATTCCTATCATCAGTGCTGCAATGGATACCGTTACGACGGCTCCCTTGGCTATTTCCCTTGCTTTGCAGGGTGGCCTCGGCATTATCCACAAGAATATGTCCATTGAAGACCAGGCCGAAGAAGTTCGCAAGGTCAAGCGCTGGCAGTCCGGTATTGTGACCAATCCGGTGACGCTTGATGCCGATGAACCGGTGTCTGCTGCTTTTGAACAGCGTGCTCGCAACAAGGTGAGCGGTTTCCCGATCCTTTCGAAGGGTAAGCTCGTCGGTATGCTCACGAGCCGCGACCTCCGCACCGTTAGCGACATGAACGTGAAAATCAGCACGGTCATGACCAAGGATCCTGTGACGGCAAGCCCGAAGGTGAGCCTTGCCAAGGCGAAGGAAATCCTCGCCGAAAAGCGCATTGAAAAGCTCCCGCTCGTGGACGCTTCTGGTGCTTTGAAGGGCCTCATCACGATGACGGACATCTTGAAGCGCGAAAACAACCCGAACGCAAGCCTTGACAAGAACGGCCAGTTGCTCGTGGGTGCTGCTGTCAGCACATCTGCAAATACTCTTGAACGCGTGGCTGCCCTCGTGGACGCAGGCGTTGACCTGTTGATTATCGATACGGCTCACGGCCACCACATCGGAGTGCGCAACATGGTGAAGACCGTTCGCAAGAAATATCCGAAGCTCACGATTTGCGCCGGTAACGTTTGCACGCCGGAAGCTGTCGAAGAACTCGCCAAGTGCGGCGCCAACATCGTCAAGGTGGGTATCGGTCCTGGTTCCATTTGCACCACCCGTATCGTGGCTGGTGTGGGTTACCCGCAGTTCTCCGCTGTTGTGGAATGCGGCAAGATGGCCCGCAAGGTCGGCGTGAAGATTATCGCTGACGGTGGCCTCAAGTTCTCTGGCGACATCGTGAAAGCTCTCGCTGCTGGCGGTCACGCTGTGATGGTGGGCTCTCTCTTTGCCGGTACCGAAGAAGCTCCGGGCGAAGTCATCCTCGCTGATGGCCGTAGCTACAAGAGCTACCGCGGCATGGGCTCTCTCGGCGCCATGAAGGCAGGTTCTGCCGACCGTTACTTCCAGGGTGGTGTTCAGGAACCGCGCAAGTTTGTTCCGGAAGGCATTGAAGGTCGTGTTCCGTACAAGGGACCGCTCCGCGACACCGTTTACCAGCTCATTGGCGGTATCCACTCTGCTATGGGTTATGCCGGTGCAGCTAACCTCGAAGAACTTTACAAGAAGGCTACGTTTGTCCGTATCACGGGCGCTGGCCTCCGTGAATCTCATCCGCACGATGTGACCATCACGAAGGAAGCCCCGAACTACCGCACAGGCGACTAA
- a CDS encoding expansin-like protein: protein MNKRSRSSWLLAAVLAGSIALPFAFVACGDSTDGAPVAMGEDLSSSEMLAESSSSQESAKPLSSSAKISASSSSVKSESSSSEKLAESSSEKVAQSSSSSSEKPVQSSSSEKPAESSDSGVCTNCDSYTAADPTLVENGGKGSVTTYGSITAKETSLGGACNYGQTNIQYYAAIHVNVSPGDDKGPWDGGMACGGCVHVKAKTPDGWKEVTVRITDRCPDVNCGVDLGGAPASDIMGNLVGRYYGEWEFVSCEGVEGVWGDSTSIWVKEGASTYWSIIQVRNPKDMVKKIAIQGMDSDEDYTLEMVVGTENFWTVPKEVLQSGKSYSVVVTYRSGTDDEWILKGSDLTVPEANLYLYEHRK, encoded by the coding sequence ATGAATAAAAGGTCGCGTTCGAGTTGGTTGTTGGCGGCGGTGCTCGCAGGTTCGATTGCGTTGCCGTTTGCTTTTGTGGCATGTGGCGATTCGACTGATGGTGCGCCGGTTGCTATGGGCGAGGATTTATCTTCTTCCGAGATGTTGGCGGAATCTTCGTCTTCTCAAGAATCCGCGAAGCCATTGAGCAGCTCTGCGAAAATTTCTGCAAGTTCCAGCTCGGTGAAGTCCGAAAGTTCAAGCTCGGAAAAGCTTGCGGAATCTTCTTCTGAAAAGGTCGCGCAATCATCAAGTTCCAGTTCCGAGAAACCAGTGCAATCCTCTTCTTCCGAAAAGCCCGCGGAATCATCGGATAGCGGTGTTTGCACGAACTGCGATAGCTATACGGCGGCAGACCCGACGCTTGTTGAAAATGGCGGCAAGGGTTCCGTGACAACTTACGGGAGCATCACTGCGAAAGAGACGAGTCTCGGTGGCGCCTGCAATTACGGACAGACGAATATTCAGTATTATGCGGCAATCCATGTGAATGTCTCGCCGGGGGATGATAAAGGCCCGTGGGATGGCGGCATGGCTTGTGGCGGCTGCGTTCATGTGAAGGCAAAAACGCCGGATGGCTGGAAAGAAGTGACGGTACGCATTACGGACCGTTGCCCGGATGTAAACTGCGGCGTGGATTTGGGCGGTGCGCCCGCTAGCGATATCATGGGAAATCTTGTCGGCCGCTATTACGGCGAATGGGAATTTGTGAGCTGCGAAGGTGTTGAAGGCGTGTGGGGCGATTCCACATCCATTTGGGTCAAAGAAGGTGCAAGCACGTATTGGAGCATTATCCAGGTGCGCAATCCCAAGGATATGGTCAAGAAAATTGCTATTCAGGGAATGGATAGCGACGAAGACTACACGCTTGAAATGGTTGTCGGAACGGAAAACTTCTGGACTGTTCCGAAGGAAGTTCTGCAATCAGGAAAAAGTTACAGTGTAGTCGTCACTTATCGTAGCGGTACCGATGACGAATGGATTTTAAAAGGTTCTGATTTGACTGTGCCGGAAGCGAACCTTTATCTGTACGAACACCGTAAATAA
- the gatA gene encoding Asp-tRNA(Asn)/Glu-tRNA(Gln) amidotransferase subunit GatA, with the protein MQTIQELQAQLANGSTTAEKLAQASLEKIESTKNLNAYISVLNDRALERAKESDKRRAEGKSLGDLDGIPVAVKDNMCLTGTRTTAASKILDNFVAPYTATALEKLEAAGAIIVGKTNMDEFAMGSSNETSYYGPVKNPLDESRVPGGSSGGSAVAVASGTVPCALGSDTGGSIRQPAACTGVVGLKPTYGRVSRYGLLAYASSLDQIGPFGSTVRDCATLLGAICGIDPHDNTTSTRPTEDFTAKLGTGVKGKVIGVPKEYFAEGLDAECKAAIENMLKKMEAEGATIKEVSLPHISYAVSSYYIIATAEASSNLSRYDGVRYGYRSPEAKKLFDLYAKSRSEGFGKEVQRRILLGSYVLSAGFYDAYYVQAQKVRRLITDDFTEAFKTCDVIASPTMPGLPLKCGMNESDPMAVYLSDIYTVSLNLAGLPGVSVPCGMAGGLPVGLQWIGKPFQEADLLAVAEATEKLAK; encoded by the coding sequence ATGCAGACTATTCAGGAACTTCAGGCTCAACTTGCTAACGGCAGCACCACTGCCGAAAAGCTCGCACAAGCTTCCCTCGAAAAAATTGAATCTACAAAGAATTTGAACGCCTATATCTCGGTGCTGAACGACCGCGCTCTCGAACGCGCTAAGGAAAGCGACAAGCGCCGCGCCGAAGGCAAGTCTCTGGGCGACCTCGATGGTATCCCAGTCGCCGTGAAGGATAACATGTGCTTGACCGGCACACGCACAACGGCAGCCTCCAAGATTCTCGATAACTTTGTTGCCCCCTACACTGCAACAGCACTCGAAAAGCTCGAAGCCGCAGGCGCCATCATCGTCGGCAAGACGAACATGGACGAATTCGCCATGGGTTCCAGCAACGAAACCTCTTACTACGGCCCGGTCAAGAATCCGCTCGACGAATCCCGCGTTCCGGGTGGTTCCTCGGGTGGTTCCGCAGTCGCCGTCGCCTCTGGCACGGTTCCCTGCGCTCTCGGTTCCGACACGGGTGGATCTATCCGCCAGCCGGCAGCCTGCACGGGTGTCGTCGGTTTAAAGCCGACCTACGGCCGCGTTTCCCGTTACGGTCTCCTCGCCTACGCAAGCTCACTCGACCAGATTGGTCCGTTCGGCTCCACCGTTCGTGACTGCGCAACGCTCCTCGGCGCCATCTGCGGCATTGACCCGCACGACAACACCACGAGCACTCGCCCGACCGAAGACTTTACCGCAAAGCTCGGCACCGGCGTTAAGGGCAAGGTCATTGGCGTTCCGAAGGAATACTTTGCCGAAGGTCTCGATGCAGAATGCAAGGCCGCCATCGAAAACATGCTGAAGAAGATGGAAGCTGAAGGCGCCACGATCAAGGAAGTGAGCCTCCCGCACATCAGCTACGCAGTTTCGAGCTATTACATTATTGCAACGGCAGAAGCAAGCTCCAACCTCAGCCGCTACGATGGCGTGCGTTACGGCTACCGCAGTCCCGAAGCCAAGAAGCTCTTCGACCTTTACGCCAAGTCCCGCAGCGAAGGATTCGGCAAAGAAGTGCAGCGCCGCATCCTCCTCGGAAGCTACGTACTCAGCGCCGGTTTCTACGATGCTTACTACGTGCAAGCCCAGAAAGTCCGCCGCCTCATTACGGACGACTTCACCGAAGCGTTCAAGACTTGCGACGTGATTGCGAGCCCGACAATGCCGGGTCTCCCGCTCAAGTGCGGCATGAACGAATCCGATCCGATGGCTGTTTACCTCTCCGACATCTATACCGTCAGCTTGAACCTCGCCGGCCTCCCGGGCGTGAGCGTTCCGTGCGGTATGGCAGGCGGACTCCCGGTTGGCCTCCAGTGGATTGGCAAGCCGTTCCAGGAAGCAGACTTGCTCGCCGTTGCCGAAGCAACCGAAAAGCTTGCCAAGTGA
- a CDS encoding DUF4321 domain-containing protein: MTHKNSLGRLLFFIFVGLILGGILSEALGALFGELGVLLNAGGYDNIVHHFFTEGPEFSIGFSGDTPQPVVIDLYFVKFALGFGFKGNALGAVGMGLAIYIMKWSGER, encoded by the coding sequence ATGACTCACAAGAACTCACTAGGACGTCTCTTATTCTTCATTTTTGTTGGCCTTATTTTAGGTGGCATCTTGAGCGAAGCTCTCGGAGCTTTATTTGGCGAACTTGGAGTTCTCTTGAACGCAGGTGGCTACGATAACATTGTACACCACTTCTTTACAGAAGGGCCCGAGTTCAGTATCGGTTTTTCTGGCGATACACCGCAGCCCGTCGTCATTGATTTGTACTTTGTCAAATTTGCACTTGGTTTTGGCTTCAAAGGGAATGCCTTAGGTGCAGTTGGCATGGGTTTAGCTATTTACATCATGAAATGGTCCGGAGAAAGATAA
- a CDS encoding cation diffusion facilitator family transporter: MAKNCNEEKHNEENRNKVIVKTSIVGIVTNVILASVKAVIGLMANSIAVVLDAVNNLSDALSSIITIVGNKLSRKLPNEKHPLGYGRIEYLTAMVIASIVIYAGITSCVESVKKIIHPEDADYSTVSLVIIAIAVVVKIVLGRYVKSQGERVNSGSLIASGSDALFDAILSLSVLASALIFIFTGLSLEAYVGVLISIFIIKAGFEMLKDTVSDLLGKQNDSELTKQIKELIRSEEGIHGAYDLVINDYGPEKKLASVHVELPDTMTVADLDSLTRKIEKKVYRETGVILTAIGVYSYNTQNDESAKIRDTILDKVKSHDWALQMHGFYVDIETKEMRFDVVIKFGVNAQEALETIKREVAELYPDFTIQVSPDIDLG; encoded by the coding sequence ATGGCAAAGAACTGCAATGAAGAAAAGCACAACGAAGAAAACCGCAACAAGGTCATCGTCAAAACTAGCATTGTCGGGATTGTCACCAACGTCATTCTCGCGAGCGTCAAGGCGGTTATCGGCCTTATGGCAAATTCCATCGCCGTCGTTCTCGACGCCGTAAACAACCTCTCAGACGCACTCTCGTCCATCATCACGATTGTCGGTAACAAGCTCTCGCGAAAATTGCCCAACGAAAAGCACCCGCTCGGTTACGGCCGCATTGAGTACCTGACCGCCATGGTCATCGCCTCCATCGTGATTTACGCGGGCATCACCTCTTGCGTGGAATCGGTCAAAAAAATCATCCACCCCGAAGATGCCGACTACTCCACCGTTTCACTAGTCATCATCGCCATCGCCGTTGTCGTAAAAATCGTCCTCGGGCGTTACGTAAAATCGCAAGGCGAGCGCGTGAATTCCGGTTCACTCATCGCCTCCGGCTCCGATGCGCTCTTTGACGCCATCCTCTCCCTTTCCGTTTTGGCCTCGGCACTCATCTTCATTTTCACGGGTCTCTCGCTCGAAGCATACGTCGGCGTTCTGATTTCCATTTTCATTATCAAGGCCGGCTTTGAAATGTTGAAGGACACCGTGAGCGACTTGCTCGGCAAGCAAAACGACAGCGAACTCACCAAGCAAATCAAGGAACTCATCCGCAGCGAAGAAGGCATCCATGGTGCATACGACCTCGTCATCAACGATTACGGCCCAGAAAAGAAACTCGCCTCTGTACACGTGGAACTTCCCGACACCATGACTGTTGCCGACCTGGACTCCCTCACCCGCAAAATCGAAAAGAAGGTCTACCGCGAAACAGGCGTCATCCTCACCGCCATCGGCGTCTACTCTTACAACACACAAAACGACGAATCCGCCAAAATCCGCGACACGATTTTAGACAAAGTCAAGTCACACGATTGGGCGCTCCAGATGCACGGTTTTTATGTAGATATCGAAACCAAAGAAATGCGTTTTGACGTGGTCATCAAATTCGGCGTGAACGCCCAAGAAGCCCTTGAAACAATCAAGAGAGAAGTGGCTGAGCTTTACCCCGACTTCACGATACAGGTTTCACCCGATATTGATTTGGGTTAA
- the ung gene encoding uracil-DNA glycosylase: MSVKLEESWLKLLADQFEQPYFKQIKAKLLQEHAEHHVVYPPGPQIFAALDYCPVNKVKAVIIGQDPYHNPGQAHGLCFSVPFGIEPPPSLVNIFQELHDDLGITPPPHGNLEGWAHQGILLLNASLTVRAHMAASHAGIGWQQFTDTIIQRLSQVRENLVFLLWGSFAIKKQVLIAPNRGHLILTAPHPSPLSAYRGFFGCKHFSKANNYLISKGLEPIDWSIK, from the coding sequence ATGTCCGTTAAACTTGAAGAATCTTGGCTGAAACTGCTCGCCGACCAGTTCGAACAGCCGTATTTTAAGCAAATCAAGGCGAAACTCTTGCAGGAACACGCGGAGCATCACGTGGTGTATCCTCCTGGACCGCAGATTTTTGCAGCCCTCGACTATTGCCCCGTCAATAAAGTCAAGGCAGTCATCATTGGACAAGACCCGTACCACAATCCGGGTCAGGCTCACGGGCTTTGCTTCTCGGTGCCGTTTGGAATTGAGCCGCCGCCATCCCTCGTGAACATTTTCCAGGAACTGCACGACGACCTCGGCATCACACCGCCACCACATGGCAATTTGGAAGGCTGGGCCCACCAGGGAATTTTGCTTTTGAACGCTTCGCTCACGGTGCGCGCCCACATGGCGGCAAGTCACGCAGGCATTGGCTGGCAACAATTCACGGACACGATTATCCAGCGCCTTTCGCAGGTTCGCGAAAACCTCGTCTTTTTGCTTTGGGGCAGTTTTGCCATCAAAAAGCAAGTGCTCATCGCGCCCAATCGCGGCCATCTGATTCTTACCGCTCCGCACCCGAGCCCGCTCTCGGCTTATCGCGGATTCTTCGGCTGCAAGCACTTCAGCAAGGCTAATAACTATCTTATCAGCAAAGGGCTCGAACCCATCGACTGGAGCATTAAATAG
- a CDS encoding class I SAM-dependent methyltransferase encodes MFNADLLTSAKVQDFIKLATKKKWDALQVSTQLAKEFSNEERAAIMDYMALVPKFREKFGIESTAFLLCDKLALEQSTAQDIGRWKATLWECARLANDSADKNTSENSNRRGSAPVVHDLCCGMGGDSFFLPKELTAIGVDLDENRLAMYRYNSCVMRGVSPEASNAHTILADVREVALQNDSRSTTLDRPKADYFTIDPARRAIEGENQRDLRNLTPTFEEVVEIAKHYKGGMAKIPPGYPICEIPRGTEILYIGSRTDCRECLVLFGELAQNPDHVRAVMVDKSGNEIADWTFARDEKREVRNESEQSQYDHNYELEGRDRVYRTSSSESDLPLGGISKFIAEPAPVLLRSHLFGVVALAHDETTHLISPGIAYVTSEKPLHTPAFANYEILESSEISTGAVRAMLKSHDIGKLTLKLRGVKVDPDQEIKRLKPKGKNSATLFYTRLDGEKIAILANPVKEMPASAGMTSGGAAPKNL; translated from the coding sequence ATGTTCAACGCGGATTTACTCACTTCGGCTAAAGTTCAGGATTTCATCAAGCTTGCAACCAAGAAAAAATGGGATGCATTGCAAGTTTCGACGCAACTTGCCAAGGAATTCAGCAACGAAGAACGAGCCGCCATTATGGATTATATGGCGCTTGTGCCGAAATTCCGCGAAAAATTCGGAATCGAGAGTACCGCGTTCCTCCTTTGCGACAAACTAGCGCTGGAACAGAGCACCGCGCAAGATATCGGACGCTGGAAAGCCACGCTTTGGGAATGCGCACGCCTAGCAAACGACTCCGCAGACAAAAACACCAGCGAAAATAGCAACCGCAGAGGTTCCGCCCCCGTCGTACACGACCTTTGCTGCGGCATGGGAGGCGATTCCTTCTTTTTGCCGAAGGAACTGACTGCAATTGGCGTTGACCTCGACGAAAACCGACTTGCAATGTACCGCTACAACAGCTGCGTGATGCGAGGCGTTTCACCAGAAGCCAGCAACGCACATACCATCCTCGCCGATGTCCGCGAAGTCGCCCTGCAAAACGATTCCAGGAGCACGACGCTCGACCGCCCCAAAGCAGACTACTTCACGATTGACCCGGCCCGCCGCGCCATCGAAGGCGAAAACCAGCGCGACCTGCGCAATCTCACGCCCACATTCGAAGAAGTTGTCGAAATCGCAAAGCACTACAAAGGCGGCATGGCTAAAATTCCGCCTGGCTACCCCATTTGCGAAATTCCGCGAGGCACAGAAATCCTGTACATTGGCTCCCGCACGGACTGCCGCGAATGTTTGGTGCTGTTCGGCGAACTCGCCCAAAATCCAGACCACGTCCGCGCCGTGATGGTCGATAAATCAGGGAACGAAATTGCCGACTGGACGTTCGCCCGCGACGAGAAACGCGAAGTCCGCAACGAGAGCGAACAATCGCAATACGACCACAACTACGAACTTGAAGGGCGCGACCGCGTTTACCGCACATCAAGCAGCGAATCCGACTTGCCTCTTGGCGGGATTTCAAAGTTCATCGCAGAACCCGCGCCGGTGTTGCTCCGCAGCCACCTCTTTGGAGTGGTCGCCCTCGCCCACGACGAAACCACGCATCTGATTTCGCCGGGCATCGCTTACGTGACGAGCGAAAAACCGCTCCACACCCCCGCTTTCGCCAACTACGAGATTTTGGAATCGTCCGAGATTTCGACAGGCGCCGTCCGCGCGATGCTCAAATCGCACGACATCGGAAAACTCACGCTCAAGCTGCGAGGCGTCAAAGTCGACCCCGACCAAGAAATCAAGCGCCTCAAGCCCAAAGGCAAAAACAGCGCAACACTATTCTACACACGCCTCGACGGCGAGAAAATAGCGATACTCGCGAATCCTGTAAAGGAGATGCCCGCCTCCGCGGGCATGACAAGCGGCGGAGCCGCCCCTAAAAACCTATAA